GGTATGCAGATCGATCATAGGTCCTCGCGTGCCGGCAGTGGCCGGCGAAATTGGGATGCGAAAAAAGCCAGCAGTTCACGAAAGCTTTTACGATCCCCTTTTTTCAGGAAAAACGCCCCTTTCTTCGGTTCATCGAAGGCGGCCGTCACCACTGGTGCCTGGGCGCGGTCCTGAAAGAACTCCCGGGCCGGCGCCATTCCCGCACCATCGGAAAGGCAGAGAACGCCGAACAGCCGCCGCAGGAAAGGGGTCCATAGAGGGGCGGACTCGCGGGTCGCCGGCAGCACAAAGAGGCGCAGGGCGAAGGTCTCGTTGATCAGCAGCCGGCCGATATCCCCCAAGCCCAGGCCCTCCTCTCCCAGGAGAAAATCATGAGCCGGATCGAATTCGCCGATCCCCTGCAGGCTCCGCACGAAGCGGCGCACATCCTCCACCTCGTCGGCGAGCAGCACCAGCTTGGCCGACGCCTCGGCAAGGAGCACGTCGCGCTCGCCGAGATGATCCTTGATCAGGATGACCTCCTCGGAAGTGAGCAGGGGCAGACGGCCGGACTCCGCCTGGTCACTATCGCGGCGTACCCCGAGGACGCCCTTGTCGAGAAGCATCTTGAGGATCTGCAACACCTCGAAATCGGGACGGGGGCAGTGGTCAAGAATCTCCCGAACCTGGGAATAATACTCGGTGAGAACGAGAATTTCCTGCGTGGTCGGGCGCAATCCCCGGGGGAGCCGCTCGCGGGGAATCTTCAGTTCCAGGCAGGCATCCAGATCAGGGAGGCTCGCGGACTGAGCGGCCATTTCGTCCATCTGCCGCAGTCCCTCGATGATCAGATGATCGATGGGCACGGTGATGCGCGCCTCGACATCGATCCCCCCCGGTGAAAACCAGAACTCCCCATCCGTCCAGGCGAGCAGGCGAAAGAAGGCCTTATCGCCATCGACCCGGCCGAGGCGAGCGTTAACGACAAAGCCCTCGCGGAGAAAGATCGTTCCTCGGCCGCCGGCACCGTGCAGGGAGAGAACCCCATCCTTGCGGTTGACCCCGAGAACCTGCACCAGGTCGGTCACGGCGATCTGGTCGAGATGGCCGCGGATGTCTTTTTCCTGGCGTCCAACCTGCGCGGTCTTCTCCAGTCGGTTGAAATGTCCAAGAATCGCCGACAAGAGTTGCTCGGGATTGAAGGGCCGGGGGAGAAAACCATCCTTGTGGCGACGAAAACCGTCTACCTCCTCCCCTTCCCGTCCGACATAGAAAAAGGCCATGCGCTCGGTGCGGGGGTTGGAAAGAAGAATCTGGACCAGTCGCGTCGCCGGCAGGAGGGACACTTCGGTGTCGAGAACCATGAGTTCCGGCGCCAGGGACAGGCAGAGCTCCAGAGCTCGCGCCCCGTCGGGGGAATGCTGGACCTGCAAACCGTTCTGCCGTAACAGATCGATCATGCCGATCAGATCCGGCTGGTCACCGGCAAGCACGATTTTATTACACAACCTGGGCACGGATAGCTCCTGAAAATTACGCAAAAACGGCTAGATCAACGCCTGAAGCTGATATTGTTCCTGAAGTTTGACAATGATGTTTTCGACAAAATAGAAGTCGGAAGTATGGAAACCGAACAGCTCTTCCCCCTGACGGCGGGCGAAAAGGGCATAGGCGCAATCCTCGTTGAGATAGAGGATGAAGGGGATTTTTTCAAAAGAATCTCCCTCGATATAGAGTGGCACGATGCGCTGGTAATCCCAGTGGGTACGGTCGCGGCCGCCGAGCAAAAAGAGCGAAGTCGCGGACTTTTCCAGCGCTTCGACATGGCGCAGGGATTGCCGGACCTTTTCGAAATCGTCGCAGCCGCGATAGATAATCCCCCGCACCCGGCTCGACTCCACCACCTCGCGACAAAAAGCGCGCATGATCTCGTCGAGACGTGCGGCGGGCATGCGGAAGTAGCGGTAGCGGGGGTCATCCCCCTGAGCGGAAAGAGGGCCGGAAATCCCGCCTTTTTTCGGGTCGACCCGGTAATCGCCGGGGGATCCGAGCAGCCGCTCGACCAGGGGCCAGAAGGGGCTTTCCGCGATGCCGCTGCGATGATAGAGGCTCTTTTTCAGCCGTTCCAGACGACCACCAGCGACCCGCCGCAGTTCTTCGAACGTCGCGCCGTCCGTTGGATAAGCCGCCGAGCGTAAAAAGAGCTCGATCGGAAGACTCTTTTTCAGATCACAGACGCTCAACATCCCCTTGAGCGCCTTGCGGATGCGCTTCTGCGCCACCAGCGAACCCCAGTAATCGGTTTCCGGCAAGAGCATGTAGTATTCGTCGGGTCCGGCCGTGGCCAGGATGTCGGCGTCGCGCAGAACCGAATTGATCGCCTCGATGATCCGCTCCATCGCCTCATCCAGCTCCCGCCCGCGAAAGCCGGCGGCCAGGCGAGCATGATTGTCGATGGTCAGACGGATCAGCGACAGGCTGCGCCCGTAACGACGGGACTTGTGCAGCTCCTTGTCGACATGGTCCTGAAAGAAAGCCATGTTGTAGGCCTGCCCCAGGGGCACCCGCAGGGTGTTCTGCTCCAGTTCGCGCAGCAGCAGAACATTGCGCAGGGCACCGGCGGCGAATTCGCCGACCAGGGCCGCGACCTTGAGATCCCGGCGAGTGAAGGCCTCGCGCCCCACCGGCGCCTCGATGCGGAGCAGGGCCATCCCCTCGGGTCCGACCGGAATCGGCAGCCAGAGGGCCGCGCCCTGCCCGGTCGCGGTCGCTTCACCGGCAAAGAGAATGGCGCGCAATCTTTCGTCGGGGGAGAGCGACTCCTCGCCGGAAGCCACTTTCACCAGACCGCGCCGACAGCGCAGGTGATACTGCCGACCGCCGTAGCCGGGGAGCCAGAGCAGACCGCCTTCGGCCTGCAACAGCTCCATCAGGGTATCGATGATCTGATCCCCGAGCCGGTCGAGATCGTGAATATTGAGAAACACCAGACATTTCTGGTAGTAGCCGAGGGTCTGATGGAACTCGATATTCTCTTCGAGCAGCTTCTTGTGCTCGACCCGCAGAGCCTGGCGAAAGAGGATTTTTCCAACCAGCAGCAGAAACTCGTCGGGATTGATCGGCTTGAGCAGATAGTCGGAGACCCCGCGTTTCATGGCCTCGACAGCGGCGGCGGCATCGTTTTTGTCGGTGACGACGACGATTTCCTGCCCCGGGCTGTGCCGGCGGATGCTTTCCGTGATGTCGTCGCTGCCCACGCCGGCGTGCAGCTCGGTAACAATCAGGTCGAATTCCTCGCGACGCAGCGCCTCCATGACGTCACGAAGGCCGGCGGCGGTGCGCACGTAATAGCCGTCGTTACCGAGCAACTCCTGATAGAGCGCCCGCGAGGCCCCGTCGTTATCGATGGCGAGAATCCGTCCCTTGGCCATGATTCTTTTTTGCCTGTCGCCTTTCCGAAAGGGCTCAATCCGCGATCAGCCGCCCGAGATGAGAATTACGGTAAACCCGGCCGACCCGCACCGGAACGATTTGCCCGATCAGTTCCCGGGAGCCGGCGAAGTTGACGATACGATTCCAGGTGGTGCGCCCGAAGAGTTGCCCCTGCCCCTGGCGGCTCTCCCCCTCGACCAAGACCTCCAGCGTCGCGCCCGCATCCCGCTCCCGCCAATCCCGGGAGATCTCCTCCTGCACCTTAAGCAGCCGGTCGAAACGGGCCTGGCGTTCGCCGGCAGTTGAAGGATCTTCGAGTGTGGCCGCGGCAGTGCCGCTGCGAGGGGAATAAATGAAAGAGAAGATATCGGCGTAGCGCACCTCTTCCACCAGGTGCAGGGTATCGGCGAAATCCTCCTCCGTCTCTCCCGGAAAGCCAACGATGATGTCGGAAGTCAGACGGATATCCGGCCGCGCCTGGCGCAAACGCCGCGCCCTGTCCAGATACTGAGCACGGGAGTAACCCCGGTTCATCAGGCGCAGAATCCGGTCCGACCCGCTCTGCACCGGCAGATGGATGTGATTGCAGAGCTTTTTCAGCGAACCGAAGCAGTCGATCAGCTCGTCGGAAAGATCCTTGGGATGGGAGGTGGTGAAACGGATGCGGGCGATGCCGTCGATCCCTTCCACCTCGGTCAGCAGCCGGGCAAAGGAGAGTTCGCCGGGAAGGCCCACGCCATAGCTGTTGACGTTCTGACCGATAAGCGTCACCTCACGCACGCCGGCTGCGGCCAGTTCGCGGATTTCGTCGAGAATATCGCCGCTCGGGCGACTGATTTCGCGACCACGCACCAGGGGCACCACGCAATAGGAACAGAAATTGTCGCAGCCCTGCATGACCGTCACGAAGCGGGTCACGGCCTCGCCGCCGCTCCGGCGGGGAAAGAGGCGCAAGCGCGTTTCCCGATCGAGAAATTCCACGGCGTGGCCGCGTTTGCGGCGGGATTCGGCCGCCTGAACCAGTTCGGGCAGGCGATGGACGTTATGGGTACCGAAGACCAGATCGAGATAGGGCAGATCCTTGAGCAGTTTCTCCCCCTGCTGCTGGGCAACGCAGCCGCCGACCCCGAGAATCAGGCCGGGTTTGGCGGCCTTCAGGGGTTTGTAGCGGCCGAGATGACCGTAGACCTTGCGCTCGGCCTTGTCGCGGATGGCGCAGGTATTGAGCAGAATGAGATCGGCCGCTTCCGGCCGGTCGACGGGAAGATAATCGATGGCCCGGAGAAGGTCGACGATCTGCTCCGAATCGACGACATTCATCTGACAGCCGAAGGTTTCCAGAAAAAAATGTTTTTGCATAAAGAGCCGAAAGCTTCCTTGATGATTTTTATCGGGAAATGATAAGCGGTTTGCGCCGGTCCCGTCAAACAGAATCAGGGTTTTCCCTGAATCACAACGGCGAGCGGTTCAGTTTGTGACCGTTGCGCACCAGAGCCTCTTCCAGCAGGGCAAGAAGCGCGGCGGGATGTTCCACGGCGAGGAGGCTCAAAACGGCGCCCCCTTCCGAAGATACGGCACGGATATGGGCCAGTTCCGGCCCCAGAGGATTGACGCGAAAACTGCAAAGGCCGGCAAGTTCCATACTTTCGAGGCGCGGACGAAAGAGGCCGCGGCGGGCCAGCAGGCGCCGGTTGCTCAGGGCGTAGCCAACCCGGCTCCATTCCAGCCGTGCCAGCAGCAGATGGCCGAACGTCAGGTAGAGACCGGCAAGCCAGAAGGGAACCGGAATCAAGGCCGGCCAGGGCCAGGGGTGAGCCTTGGCCAGTTCACAGGCGCTTACCTGCCAGAAAATAGCCCCCACCAACAACAGGACACCGAAGAGGGAATGGAGCCCGTTGCGGAAGGTAAAGGCGCGGGGTGCCGGGCGCCCTTCCCAGGTCAGGGTTTCCCCTTCGGCGAAATCGTCGTTCCAGTTCATGGTCATTCCTCCAAAAACCGCAGTCGTTCAGCGGCGAATTTACCCAGTTTGCTGCGGGAATCGGCCTCGGCCACCGCCCGATAGAACTCCCGGGCGGCGGGACTCTTCCCCTCTTTTTCATAAGCCTCGGCGAGGAGAAAGGCGGCCCGTTGGGAGGGGAGCAGGCGCAGGGACGCTTCCAACTCGGCGATGGCCGCGGCCGTCCCCGCCTGTTGCAGATGGGCGTAACCGAGACCCATCCGCGAATAGTAGTAACGCTGATCGAGTGCCACGGCCTTGGCCAGATGAAGACGGGCGGAGCCGAGATCTCCGGCCTGCAGGTAGGCGGTACCGAGGGCGGCAAGAATGATCGATTCCTCGGGAGCCGCCGTGGCCGCCCGGAGATAGGTCGCCACCGCCTCGCGCAACTGCC
This genomic stretch from Desulfuromonas acetexigens harbors:
- the miaB gene encoding tRNA (N6-isopentenyl adenosine(37)-C2)-methylthiotransferase MiaB is translated as MQKHFFLETFGCQMNVVDSEQIVDLLRAIDYLPVDRPEAADLILLNTCAIRDKAERKVYGHLGRYKPLKAAKPGLILGVGGCVAQQQGEKLLKDLPYLDLVFGTHNVHRLPELVQAAESRRKRGHAVEFLDRETRLRLFPRRSGGEAVTRFVTVMQGCDNFCSYCVVPLVRGREISRPSGDILDEIRELAAAGVREVTLIGQNVNSYGVGLPGELSFARLLTEVEGIDGIARIRFTTSHPKDLSDELIDCFGSLKKLCNHIHLPVQSGSDRILRLMNRGYSRAQYLDRARRLRQARPDIRLTSDIIVGFPGETEEDFADTLHLVEEVRYADIFSFIYSPRSGTAAATLEDPSTAGERQARFDRLLKVQEEISRDWRERDAGATLEVLVEGESRQGQGQLFGRTTWNRIVNFAGSRELIGQIVPVRVGRVYRNSHLGRLIAD
- a CDS encoding response regulator; the encoded protein is MAKGRILAIDNDGASRALYQELLGNDGYYVRTAAGLRDVMEALRREEFDLIVTELHAGVGSDDITESIRRHSPGQEIVVVTDKNDAAAAVEAMKRGVSDYLLKPINPDEFLLLVGKILFRQALRVEHKKLLEENIEFHQTLGYYQKCLVFLNIHDLDRLGDQIIDTLMELLQAEGGLLWLPGYGGRQYHLRCRRGLVKVASGEESLSPDERLRAILFAGEATATGQGAALWLPIPVGPEGMALLRIEAPVGREAFTRRDLKVAALVGEFAAGALRNVLLLRELEQNTLRVPLGQAYNMAFFQDHVDKELHKSRRYGRSLSLIRLTIDNHARLAAGFRGRELDEAMERIIEAINSVLRDADILATAGPDEYYMLLPETDYWGSLVAQKRIRKALKGMLSVCDLKKSLPIELFLRSAAYPTDGATFEELRRVAGGRLERLKKSLYHRSGIAESPFWPLVERLLGSPGDYRVDPKKGGISGPLSAQGDDPRYRYFRMPAARLDEIMRAFCREVVESSRVRGIIYRGCDDFEKVRQSLRHVEALEKSATSLFLLGGRDRTHWDYQRIVPLYIEGDSFEKIPFILYLNEDCAYALFARRQGEELFGFHTSDFYFVENIIVKLQEQYQLQALI
- a CDS encoding DUF4388 domain-containing protein, whose protein sequence is MPRLCNKIVLAGDQPDLIGMIDLLRQNGLQVQHSPDGARALELCLSLAPELMVLDTEVSLLPATRLVQILLSNPRTERMAFFYVGREGEEVDGFRRHKDGFLPRPFNPEQLLSAILGHFNRLEKTAQVGRQEKDIRGHLDQIAVTDLVQVLGVNRKDGVLSLHGAGGRGTIFLREGFVVNARLGRVDGDKAFFRLLAWTDGEFWFSPGGIDVEARITVPIDHLIIEGLRQMDEMAAQSASLPDLDACLELKIPRERLPRGLRPTTQEILVLTEYYSQVREILDHCPRPDFEVLQILKMLLDKGVLGVRRDSDQAESGRLPLLTSEEVILIKDHLGERDVLLAEASAKLVLLADEVEDVRRFVRSLQGIGEFDPAHDFLLGEEGLGLGDIGRLLINETFALRLFVLPATRESAPLWTPFLRRLFGVLCLSDGAGMAPAREFFQDRAQAPVVTAAFDEPKKGAFFLKKGDRKSFRELLAFFASQFRRPLPAREDL